The sequence GTGCGGTCCTTGCCGATCGTGAGCCAGAGGATGCCGCCGATGACGGGCACCAGGACGACCACCGCGATCCAGGCGGGCTTCGGGAGGCCGCGCATGCGGGTCCGCGGCGTCAGGGAGGTGTCCACGATGACGAAGACCGTGAAGAACACGATCACGACGGCGAGACCGATCAACAGGCGGGGCATCTCCCGATGGTAGCTCCGCAACCGGGGAGGACGCCGGGCGTCCAGCGAGCGGGAAGGGGGCGCGCGCCGGGCCGCGGCTGGATGCAGCGGCGTGCACGGTCGGGGCCCCGCCCAGCCGCCCGACCTATGCTGACCCGGTGAGTTCCCGTCGCTACTGGCTCGTCTACACCGTCGTCCGCATCCTCCTCTTCGCCGTGCCGTTCGGCCTGGTGGTCGCGGTGAGCCCGGACTTCTGGCCGCTGGCCGCGGTCATCGGCGCGGTCGTGTCGTTCTGCGGGTCCTACATCTTCCTGCGCAAGCAGCGCGAGGCCATGGCGGCGGATCTCGCGGCGATCGCCGCCGGCCGCAAGGCGCCCGTGGAGGACGACGACTCCGAGGACGCCGCGGTGGACGCGGCCGAGCGCCGGGCCCGCGCGGCCGGATCCGCCGACGTCGCGACCGGCTCCCAGGGCACGCCGGACGCAGGCACCCCGGACACCGCCGCGGCCGCTCCGCGCGTCGACGGCGAGGCCGAGCGCAGCTGAGCCGCGCGCGTCAGGACGGGTCCGCGGATCCGTCG is a genomic window of Clavibacter capsici containing:
- a CDS encoding DUF4229 domain-containing protein: MSSRRYWLVYTVVRILLFAVPFGLVVAVSPDFWPLAAVIGAVVSFCGSYIFLRKQREAMAADLAAIAAGRKAPVEDDDSEDAAVDAAERRARAAGSADVATGSQGTPDAGTPDTAAAAPRVDGEAERS